The proteins below are encoded in one region of Sulfolobus sp. A20:
- a CDS encoding SDR family NAD(P)-dependent oxidoreductase, giving the protein MGRLENKKTVILGVSEGLGYAIAYFALREGSSVCINSRNENKLKKMKGNLEKYGKIEYVVGDLSSMTSSKKVIDDCASKLGGIDHLVVTVGGYIEDDIENFSGLEEMLRNHIKIPLYAVKSSLEYLREGSSVILISSLSGLMKSSPKQLSYAIAKAGLTKAVEVLASELLGKGIRVNGIAPTYIEGDFVPERDWKSLRKLGDPKAPPEDFARVVIWLLSDEAEWVDGVVIPVDGGSRLR; this is encoded by the coding sequence ATGGGAAGGTTAGAAAATAAGAAAACTGTAATTCTTGGTGTTAGTGAAGGTTTAGGTTATGCAATAGCGTATTTTGCTTTGAGAGAAGGATCCTCGGTTTGTATTAATTCCAGAAATGAGAATAAGTTAAAGAAGATGAAGGGTAATTTAGAGAAATATGGTAAGATCGAGTACGTAGTAGGCGACTTATCATCGATGACTAGTTCTAAGAAAGTAATTGATGATTGCGCATCTAAATTAGGTGGAATAGATCATTTGGTCGTTACAGTAGGAGGATATATTGAGGACGATATTGAAAATTTTTCTGGTCTCGAAGAAATGTTAAGAAATCATATAAAGATACCGTTGTACGCGGTTAAGTCATCACTAGAATATCTGAGAGAAGGTTCTAGTGTGATATTAATCTCGTCTCTAAGCGGACTGATGAAATCATCTCCAAAGCAATTATCATATGCAATAGCTAAAGCTGGGCTAACGAAAGCGGTCGAAGTCTTAGCTTCGGAGTTGTTAGGAAAAGGGATAAGGGTTAATGGTATTGCCCCAACATATATTGAAGGAGATTTCGTTCCAGAAAGGGATTGGAAATCTCTTAGGAAATTAGGTGACCCGAAAGCACCACCAGAGGATTTTGCTAGAGTAGTCATATGGTTGTTATCTGATGAGGCAGAATGGGTAGATGGCGTTGTTATACCCGTGGATGGTGGTTCTAGGCTTAGGTGA